A genome region from Glycine max cultivar Williams 82 chromosome 5, Glycine_max_v4.0, whole genome shotgun sequence includes the following:
- the LOC100787767 gene encoding uncharacterized protein encodes MHAKTDSEVTSLDASSSTRSPRRAVYYVQSPSHDGEKTTTSLHSTPVLSPMGSPPHSHSSSSRFSASRHRNNHNNKSWKGIDVIEEEGLLQSELDRQHSLSRRYYFLAFLLGFFLLFSLFSLILWCASRPMKPKILIKSIKFDHLRVQAGSDSSGVATDMITMNSTVKFTYRNTGTFFGVHVTSTPFDLSYSDIVIATGNLKKFYQSRKSQRLVSVAVMGNKIPLYGGGASLSSSTGVPTLPVPLNLTFVIRSRAYVLGRLVKPKYYKRVQCSINLDPKKINVPISLKHSCTYD; translated from the exons ATGCATGCCAAGACAGACTCGGAGGTAACAAGCCTGGATGCGTCGTCCAGCACAAGGTCTCCTCGGCGAGCAGTGTACTACGTTCAGAGCCCTTCCCACGATGGGGAGAAAACGACGACGTCGTTGCACTCCACCCCTGTTCTCAGCCCCATGGGTTCCCCTCCTCACTCTCACTCCTCCTCCAGCCGCTTCTCCGCTTCACGCCACCGCAATAACCATAATAATAAATCTTGGAAGGGCATCGACGTCATCGAAGAAGAGGGTCTTCTCCAATCCGAATTAGATCGCCAACATTCTCTCTCTCGTCGATACTATTTCCTCGCCTTCCTCCTCGGcttcttccttctcttctctctcttctctctcatcCTCTGGTGTGCCAGCCGACCCATGAAGCCCAAAATCCTCATCAAG AGTATAAAATTTGACCATCTCAGAGTTCAAGCTGGTTCCGATTCCAGCGGAGTAGCCACCGACATGATCACCATGAATTCCACCGTCAAATTCACTTATCGCAACACTGGAACATTCTTTGGGGTCCATGTCACATCCACACCTTTCGATCTCTCCTATTCAGATATTGTAATTGCTACGGGAAAT TTGAAGAAGTTCTATCAGTCAAGGAAGAGTCAGAGATTAGTGAGTGTGGCGGTGATGGGGAACAAGATCCCGTTGTATGGAGGAGGTGCTAGCTTGAGTAGCTCAACCGGTGTGCCCACGCTGCCTGTTCCTTTGAATTTGACCTTTGTCATTCGATCCAGAGCTTACGTGCTTGGGAGATTGGTGAAGCCCAAGTACTACAAAAGGGTTCAATGTTCCATCAATTTGGATCCCAAGAAGATTAATGTTCCAATTTCCCTCAAGCATTCTTGCACCTATGATTGA
- the LOC100786888 gene encoding T-complex protein 1 subunit delta, whose amino-acid sequence MAAITAPQHRSSKTESYVDNKRKDDIRHANIVAARSVANAVRTSLGPKGMDKMISTSSDEVIITNDGATILNKMQVLQPAAKMLVELSKSQDSAAGDGTTTVVVIAGALLEQCLLLLSHGIHPTVVSDALHKAAVKAVDVLTAMAVPVELSDRDSLVKSASTSLNSKVVSQYSTLLAPLAVDAVLSVVDAAKPDMVDLRDVKIVKKLGGTVDDTELVKGLVFDKKVSHAAGGPTRMENAKIAVIQFQISPPKTDIEQSIVVSDYSQMDRILKEERSYILGMIKKIKATGCNVLLIQKSILRDAVTDLSLHYLAKAKILVIKDVERDEIEFITKTLNCLPIANIEHFRTEKLGYADLVEEVSLGDGKIVKITGIKEMGKTTTVLVRGSNQLVLDEAERSLHDALCVVRCLVAKRFLIAGGGAPEIELSRQLGAWAKVLHGMEGYCVRAFAEALEVIPYTLAENAGLNPIAIVTELRNRHAQGEINAGINVRKGQITNILEENVVQPLLVSTSAIMLATECVRMILKIDDIVTVR is encoded by the coding sequence ATGGCGGCAATCACAGCTCCCCAGCACCGATCCTCGAAGACGGAGTCCTACGTTGACAACAAGCGCAAGGATGACATCCGCCACGCCAACATCGTGGCCGCACGCTCCGTCGCCAACGCGGTTCGCACCAGTCTGGGCCCCAAGGGCATGGACAAGATGATCTCCACCTCCTCCGACGAGGTCATCATCACCAATGACGGCGCCACCATCCTCAACAAGATGCAGGTCCTCCAGCCCGCCGCCAAGATGCTCGTCGAGCTCTCCAAGTCCCAGGACTCCGCCGCCGGCGACGGCACCACTACCGTCGTCGTCATTGCTGGCGCCCTCCTCGAGCAGTGCCTCCTCCTCCTCTCCCACGGCATCCACCCCACCGTCGTCTCCGACGCCCTCCACAAGGCTGCCGTGAAGGCCGTCGACGTTCTCACCGCCATGGCCGTCCCCGTCGAGCTCTCTGACCGCGACTCCCTCGTGAAGTCCGCTAGCACATCCCTCAACAGCAAGGTCGTCAGCCAGTACTCCACGCTCCTGGCTCCCCTCGCCGTCGACGCCGTTCTTTCCGTCGTCGATGCCGCCAAGCCCGACATGGTCGACCTCCGCGATGTGAAGATCGTGAAGAAGCTCGGCGGCACCGTCGACGACACCGAGCTCGTGAAAGGTCTCGTCTTTGACAAGAAGGTCAGCCATGCCGCCGGGGGACCCACCCGCATGGAGAACGCCAAGATCGCCGTCATACAGTTCCAGATTTCGCCTCCCAAAACAGACATCGAACAGAGCATTGTGGTGAGTGATTACTCTCAGATGGATAGGATTCTAAAGGAAGAGCGTAGTTATATTCTCGGCATGATTAAGAAGATCAAGGCCACTGGTTGTAATGTGTTGTTGATTCAGAAGAGTATTTTGAGGGATGCTGTTACTGATTTGTCCTTGCATTACCTTGCCAAAGCTAAGATTTTGGTCATTAAGGATGTGGAGAGGGATGAGATTGAGTTCATTACCAAGACACTGAATTGTTTGCCCATTGCTAACATTGAGCATTTTCGCACTGAGAAGTTGGGTTACGCTGATCTTGTGGAAGAGGTTTCTCTTGGGGATGGGAAGATTGTGAAGATTACTGGGATTAAGGAGATGGGGAAGACCACCACTGTGCTTGTACGTGGGTCTAATCAGCTTGTTCTCGATGAGGCCGAGAGGAGTTTGCACGATGCTTTGTGTGTTGTTAGGTGTTTGGTTGCCAAGAGGTTTCTCATTGCCGGCGGTGGTGCGCCTGAGATTGAGCTCTCCAGGCAGCTGGGTGCCTGGGCTAAGGTGTTGCATGGGATGGAGGGTTACTGTGTGAGGGCATTTGCTGAGGCGCTTGAAGTTATTCCCTATACTCTGGCTGAGAATGCTGGTTTGAACCCGATTGCCATTGTTACCGAGCTGAGGAATCGTCATGCACAGGGTGAGATAAATGCTGGAATAAATGTGAGGAAGGGTCAGATTACCAACATCTTGGAGGAGAATGTGGTGCAGCCCCTTCTTGTTAGCACAAGTGCGATCATGTTGGCGACAGAGTGTGTGCGGATGATTTTGAAGATTGATGATATTGTAACTGTGAGGTAG